The genomic segment AATGCTGCGGCCCTCGATGCCAGGCAGAATGACGACGAGGCCTTTTTCCAGCCGCTCGGGCGTGCGCAGGTGATCGAGACTGCACCCGGTTGCGAGCATCAGAATGGCCAGCGCGGCGAGCCCCGCGACGGATTCCAGCGCGGCGCGGCGCGGGGCGATCGACGTCGCGGACGTGTAGCGGCGGCCGGGTATGTGCTGCGAAGCGGTCAGACCATCCATGGGGAGGCTCTCCAAAAAGGCCGAGCGGGCAAGCGTCGGCTGCATAATCATCGGCGAATCATCGAGCGAAAGCGATGCGATGCCGGGGCGATCGCGCCGAGAAGTTCAGGTGCATGAGCAGAACCCACGCGAGCGAAGACTGCGCTGCGGCGACAACAGCATAGACCCAGACCGGAAGCTGCGGGAAGTTGCCGAACTGAATCAGCATTGCCGCGGCGACCATGCTGGCCATCGTCCCGACGAGGACGAGGGCGATGCTGGCGTGGAGCCAGGTGACCAGCCTGCTGTTGGGGTGCAGGGCGAAGGCCCCGGCGACGGCGGCCGCGCCAAGGAAGACGATCCAGACCGTGTGTGCGTGATAGCGGGAGAGTTTGAACGCCGCAAGCCAGGCCGACCAGGACTGGTGGGGGTTTCGCGGCCAGACCGACCAGAGCAGGGCAACGGCGACGCCGAAGGCGAAGACGAGCAGCATGGCGACGGCGGAACGGTGGCGCGGATCGGCGATGAGCACGCGCAGGCCGGTGACGGCGACGACGCCGGCGATGACGGCGGTGAGCAGGATCCAGACAAAAGGCGCGATCTCGCGAACGGCGCCCTGCTGGGAGAGCCGCACCTGGAGCGCCTCCTGCGCGGCGCGTTGTTCGGTCGTGAGCGTCGATCGACCGCGGCCGGCGAGGGATTGAGTCGTCGGGCTGGAGTCGAGGCGGTGCGCGCCTTCGGAGGATACGTTGAGGTCGGGGAGTTCGGTCTGGGCCGAGGCGCGCGGATCGTTGACGGGCAGTCCCATGTTGAAGAGCGGGCTGGCTTCGGCGCTTCGGCCGAGGGCGTCGTTGCCGGCGCGGACGAGCGACATGGTGCCGACCGAGTTTGACAGGGCCAGCCCCGCGGTCATGAGGGTCAAGGCATAGGCAAGGTTGAGCACGCCAATGCCCAGGGCCATGTGCAGTAGAACGGCGGCGAGACACGACAGTTCCAGGGCGATCATCCATTGCCACGGTTCGACGTTGCGTATGCTGATTTCTTCAATGGCGATCGGCGTGGCGGCGTCGGCCGAGAGTTCGGGAAACGTGCGCCATTCGGCGTAGCCGGTTTTTACGCAGTGATAAGCGAGCGCGATCAGCACGAGGGCGTTAAGAAAATGCACCGTGCGGGTGCGATTCACAGCGATGCCGACGGCGGTCAGAATCAGCACGACGGCCCAGGTGCATTCCTCGCCCCAGCGCGTGAGAAATTCCAACGCGGAAGGGAGGAATCGCCCCGCGAGCGTGTCCCATTGATACCAGTTTTTGACCGTTCCCAGAGACGCGAGCGCGACGAGCGCGAAGCCCAGCAGGCTGCCCGCGTTCAGCGTTCGCCCGTGCCGACCGGATTGCGACAACGCCGCCAGCGCCAGGCACACGACGACGCCGAATCGCCACGCGAAACCCTCCGCGGCCGAGAGGCTCGATAGGATCGTCACGGCCTTGCCCTGCAAGAGCGCGTCAACGGTGTAAGCCGCGCCCGCGAAGAGGGCGGCCGTGACAAGCGAATAGACGAATCGCGCGCGCAGCAGCTTCGCGCCGGTCAGTGCGAACATCAGCGCGAGCGTCCATCGGCCGGCCTCGCTTGCGTAGGCGTGATTCAGAACCGCCGCGATGCTATCGCCACCGATCGGCACGGAGCGTTCGGCCGCAAGCATCGCCGTAAGCCGCGTCCACCATTCGGCGATGCGTGGCGCCGGGCAGACGGCCAACCAGCCGGCGGCGACGACGAGTGCCAGTCCGAACACCCCCGCACTCCATCCAGGCGGGGAGGCGGCGGATTCATAGACGACGGAGACGGCTGACTTGGACACGGCACCTGGAGCGGAGTACGAAGCGCCTTCCAGCGAGATGAGGGTCGGTCCGCGCTGGTCGGAGGAGTTGCCCGCGACGCCGTAGGTCGAGCGCGGCGGATTGGCTGGCGCACCGGCGGCGGATCCGTTGGTCGGCGCGCCGACGGATGCGTCGCCGTTCTTGCTGATTGAGAGGTCGGACATTCAAGACTCCGCGCGGACGGACTCCCCATGGTATACAGGGAACGTTCGAAATAATTTCGATATCGGCAGGGGCAAGCCGTCGGCGGCGCGGCAAAACCGGCCGAAGGACGCCACCGCAGGGGGCAAACCTAGTTTTCAGGCCAGTTACGCGGACCGAGGCTGGTGAGGAAGCCCGGCCCGTTGATCGGCCAGTCGGCGAGGTACTGCTTGATGCGCTGGGGAGTGACGGCGTCGATGGCGGCGAGGCGTTCGGCGACATCGCGCGGGCGGTCGAAGCTGTTCAGGTCGGAGGCAAGCTGCATGAGCCGGTAGTACGGGGCTTCGGCTTCGGTGGCGAGACTGGTGCGCGAACGGTTCTTGACGCGCTGAACTTCGTCTCCGCTGACGCCCAGGTCGGTCATGCGGGCGATTTCGCGGCGCATGGCGTCGACCATCTGTTCGGCCTTGGCGGGTTCACAAAACCCCCAGATCATCATGAGACCGTTGTCTCCATAGGCGAGCCGCCCGGCGGAGACGTGCGGCGCGATTCCGGCCTGAATGATGTTCCAGTAGAAGCGGGAGTTGTGCCCGCCGAGGATGCTGGCGGCGACGTCGGCGACTTCCTCATCGGGGTGATTGGCTGGCGGCGCCGGGTAACACAGCGCGATCGCCTGCTGCTGAAAGCGGTCGGTTTTTCGAACGACCACGCCCTCGGCCCATTTGGGCGGCGGCGTGCGTGGCGGGCGTTCCGGGCCGCGCTGCCAGTCGCCGCAGAGTCGTTGTGTCGTATTGATGACCTCGCGCGGCTCGATGGCGCCGGCGACGAGCAGGACCATGTTCGCCGGGTTGTAACGCGCCTGGAAATAGGCGTGCATGGCGTCACGGGTCAGCGCGGAGACCGTCTCGGCCGTTCCCAGCACGGGCCAGGCGAGCGGATGGCCTGCGTAGATGCGTTCGTGGAGCAGCTCGTACACCTGCCGGTCGATCTGGTCGTCCGACATGGCGATTTCTTCGAGGATGACCTGCTTCTCGGTTTCGAACTCGTCGGGCGGCAGGGCCGATTGCATCATGTCGGCGATCAGTTCGATCTGCTTTTCCAGGTCGGCGGTGCGCACCCATCCGAAGTAAAACGTCTTTTCCTTGCTCGTGTAGGCGTTGTAGGTGCTGCCGAGGTTGTCGAAGTCGATGGTGATCTGCTGCCAGGTGCGGCGGTGCGTACCCTTGAAGCACATGTGTTCGAGAAAATGCGATACGCCGGCTTGGTGCGGTGCCTCGTCGCGCGCGCCGGTGCGCACGAGAAAACCCGCCGCGGCGCTTTGCACGTGCGGCATCGGCTCCATGACGATGCGAAGCCCGTTGTCCAGAACGTGTTCAACGAATGACCCGCCCATCATGCGACGGCTCCTTCCAGCGGCCGCGTCCCCAGCGTGAGCACGCACAGCTTGTCGCGGCGGTTGTCGTTCAGATAGCGACGAACGTCATTGATCGTCACGGCCTCGATGCGGCGGTTCTTCTCCTCGACGGGCATCGGGCGGCCGTAGTGAAACAGATCGCCGCTCAACTCGCTGACGCGGGCGCGGGTGATGTCGCCGTGGGTCTGGGACTTGGCGATGATGCCGGTCTTGGCGCGGCGCAGCTCTTCCTCGGTGACGTCTTCGCCGAGGCGGTCCACTTCGCGCAACAACGTGCGAAACGTCTGTTCGCAGCGGGCGGGGGTTGTCGACGCACCCATGAAGAGCATTCCGGCCTGACGCGGGTGCTCGTCCCAGGCGCTGACCCAATAGACGAGGCCCTGCTTTTCGCGGACCTCGACAAACAGGCGGGAGCTCATGCCGTCGCTCAACATCGCCAGCACCAGTTGCTCGATCGGGGCGTCGGGGTGCGTCATGGACAGGCCCGGCCAGCAGATGAGGATGTGTTGCTGCTCAAGCTCCTTCATCTGGTGGCGCACGCCGGGAGAGAATTCCAATCGGTAATCGTTGTCGGGCGCCGTCGCGCCGTCGCCGAAGCCGCTGAACAACTCCTCGACCCGGTGTGCGAAACGGTCGACGTCCACTGCGCCGCCGACGGCGATCTGCATGCGCCGCGCCGAAAAAGTCCGCCGCCAGTACTCGATGAGATCGTCGCGCCGGATGGATTCGAGGGTCTCGACGGTGCCATGTTCGTGTCGTCCCAGGATGGGGCCGTAGGCGTGCGGCGCGATGAGCCGCCGCGACAGCTCGCCGGGGTCATCCTCCAGGGCGGTCAGTTCCTGTTTACCCAGATCGACCGCGACGCGGCAGAACTCCTCCGGGAACGTCGGCCGACGGAGCATCTCGGCGTGCAGCTCCAGCGCCTGCTCGACGTATTCCGGCAGGCAGGCGCAGCGAAAAACCATCGACTCGCGCCCGACGCGCGACGACGCCTGCGCGCCGATGGCGTCGAACGCGTCGGTCAGTTGCTGCGCCGTGAAGCGCTGCGTGCCCTTGTCGATCGTCTCTTCCAGCGTACCGGCCAGTCCGAGCCGTTCGGCAGGCTCGTGGACCAGGCCCGCAAGAACGCGAATCTCGTAGGCAGCCGTTCGCCGGCCGGGCAGCGGCAGGGCCGCGAGTTCGACGCCGCAGTCCAGCGTCCGGTGAACGTAAATCTCTGGCGTAGCCATCGCCCGGTTTATAGCGGGGAAACGGTCGACTCGCCAGACGCGGCATCCAACGAGGCATCCGATGCGCTGACTGGTGAAGCCGGCTGCTCCTGCTGCGAACGAAAGAAGATGCCGACGTGGCCGACGCGCGCGATGAATTCGCACGGCACGCGCGAGGCGATTTCCTCACCGGCGAGATCGACTTCCGCCGCGTCGTCCATTGTCATGCGAATCTTGAGAAGCTCGACGTGGTCGAAGTGCCTGCGGATCGTTTCAATCACCGCGTCATTGACGCCGGCCTTGCCGATCGTCATGCGGTGCTTGAGATGGTGGGCTTGTGTTTTCAGTGTTCGGCGTTGTGCCGGGTCCATGTCTGCTCCCCTGGTGCTGGTCGTACTCCAACGGACCGAGGGTGTCGTCCGTGGGTGCGAAGGGCGGTTTGTTTACGGGCGGTCCGGCTGCTGCGGCTCGGGCAGGGCGAGCGGCACCGGCGCTTCCAGCGAGAACGCCCCGGTCGGAAGCGATGCATCGGCCGTCAACTCATGATAATCGCAACCGGCGATGAGACGCTGCCCGCC from the Planctomycetia bacterium genome contains:
- a CDS encoding insulinase family protein → MMGGSFVEHVLDNGLRIVMEPMPHVQSAAAGFLVRTGARDEAPHQAGVSHFLEHMCFKGTHRRTWQQITIDFDNLGSTYNAYTSKEKTFYFGWVRTADLEKQIELIADMMQSALPPDEFETEKQVILEEIAMSDDQIDRQVYELLHERIYAGHPLAWPVLGTAETVSALTRDAMHAYFQARYNPANMVLLVAGAIEPREVINTTQRLCGDWQRGPERPPRTPPPKWAEGVVVRKTDRFQQQAIALCYPAPPANHPDEEVADVAASILGGHNSRFYWNIIQAGIAPHVSAGRLAYGDNGLMMIWGFCEPAKAEQMVDAMRREIARMTDLGVSGDEVQRVKNRSRTSLATEAEAPYYRLMQLASDLNSFDRPRDVAERLAAIDAVTPQRIKQYLADWPINGPGFLTSLGPRNWPEN
- a CDS encoding insulinase family protein, with amino-acid sequence MATPEIYVHRTLDCGVELAALPLPGRRTAAYEIRVLAGLVHEPAERLGLAGTLEETIDKGTQRFTAQQLTDAFDAIGAQASSRVGRESMVFRCACLPEYVEQALELHAEMLRRPTFPEEFCRVAVDLGKQELTALEDDPGELSRRLIAPHAYGPILGRHEHGTVETLESIRRDDLIEYWRRTFSARRMQIAVGGAVDVDRFAHRVEELFSGFGDGATAPDNDYRLEFSPGVRHQMKELEQQHILICWPGLSMTHPDAPIEQLVLAMLSDGMSSRLFVEVREKQGLVYWVSAWDEHPRQAGMLFMGASTTPARCEQTFRTLLREVDRLGEDVTEEELRRAKTGIIAKSQTHGDITRARVSELSGDLFHYGRPMPVEEKNRRIEAVTINDVRRYLNDNRRDKLCVLTLGTRPLEGAVA
- a CDS encoding YhbY family RNA-binding protein, giving the protein MDPAQRRTLKTQAHHLKHRMTIGKAGVNDAVIETIRRHFDHVELLKIRMTMDDAAEVDLAGEEIASRVPCEFIARVGHVGIFFRSQQEQPASPVSASDASLDAASGESTVSPL